CTCAGTCAGGTTCTTCATGTGCAGTTCATAGAcacaactgtgtgtttgtgtgttcttctTTCTCTCACACTGATCACTCCTGCCTCCATGAGTGTAAATGAGTCCTGGATGAGAGTCTTCAGAGTCTTTGAACCAGTAAACTCTGTGTTCTCCATCACAGCTCCCAGTGTGTACTGTACAGTTCAGAGTCACAGAGTCTCCTGCATGGATGTTCTCAGAGGACCACTGATCCACGGAAGTCTTGATGGTTAAACCTGATCCTTTTACATTGACTATAAAAGCTTCCCTGAAAATAATGTCCAATTCAAGATTTGCTACACACAAGTAAGTAGCAGAATCAGAATATTGTAGATCTGAAATTGCTAGTTGAATATTTTGGTTTTCTGTATTCAGATTGAAGCGGGGATTTCCATTGAATTCGTGGTAGAAACGAAATTCCTCTGAATATCTAAAAAATCTAGAGAGAAGTTGTGGCTTCTGTCCAAGAGTTAGTTTGTACCAGGACACCCATACTAAACTATCTACTTCATAGAAACACGGCAAAGACACAGTATCACCTTTGTGAGCTGATATAAAAACAGTCTGTTGATTCACCAATGAGGATGATGTTCCTGTTAAATTAAATTCTGTAagggaaacaaaagtaaagaggtaacaaacattacaaaaaaaaaaaaaaatacaagaaaaaaatgtacattaataTTAAAGTTTCAGATTTAGCACTCACCTAAAAGGAAGGCTAtaagaaaagcaacaaagtGAACAGGTGTCTTCATGTTTGGATTCTTGTGGTGAATGACAAGAagtttgatgcttttttctttcGTCAAGAGAAGAGGTCACATCTTATTGGCCTCCTTTAAGGAACCATGATCACATGATCACAGAAACCAATGATGGAAAGATTTTGCCTTCAGCTCATTGCATAAAAGGAAACGATAAACTCTTGtatgaatattttctttattctataAAGTTAactaattttgtatttacacTACACTCAAAAAGGGTGGAATATACTTTTATTAATCATTATTTGCCACTAAGCATGCTATTAAGGAAACTTAGCCTTTTATAAcccaaaaaaatgactaatacacttaaaaaaacagataatagAAATTATTTCCCAGGCTCAGGCAGGAATACCCAGTGAGCACCTTGATATCGGCTTGATCCAATAGGAGGACAACattattaaacttttgttttagtgtggGAAATACATGAATAGTAGAAATTGaatctgacatgaaaaaaaaataaataagaactcTGATTCATGTAGTTTATGTTCATTTGAAATCAATTTGATGACTACACGCTAAACATCAAACTGACATAAATGTGATGTAAAATTGACTTCGTGCTTCTGTTTCCTGACACTCAAACCGCGTTTTGGGCTTCTTCTTTCCAGCAGCCATCCTGATATTGAATGTTACATGATTAGTGGGTGGCAGTGGCTCAGGAGGTTAAGCCTGTAGGCCACTTATATCAcaaattaaaagagcactggttTGATCCCCACTCCTTCCAGTCAAGCATCAGCAGCTTCTTATAACCATTGGCAAATGAAGAGTGAATGAATAACACATTGCAACAAATGACAAATTACACTGTAACTGCTTTGTGTATCTGgatatttgcagaaaaatacaaaaaactattATTCTTGTATGTATATTCCACTGAATCATCTATTGTATATTTTATACCTCTgttagtttgatttatttgtccATATTTAAAATTCACATGATATCAAAGGGGTAAATACCAAGATGTCAAAagttttcatgtcttttttttttgcccgttaaagttgtttttgacCTCAATTTGATCATGAGCTTTCATGTCATCTTAACATCAGTTGTCCTCTGGGTAGAGATCTAAAGTGTCAAGAAAGGAGTCCCTCATGACAGGGCATGGTCACCAGGACTACTGTCCCATATTccaaaatgccagttttttggtttttttttgggttGGGGTCAGGCACATTGACCCTTTAAAATCGTGTGAAGGTGTCCAGGGATGATCAGGAAACAGCCGTGGAGATGGAGTCCAACAGCACCCAATGGGCAGCAGCCCAGGATGTGGACACAGCCCTGGTTGAATGACACGAAACGCTGGTTGGCACAGGACGGCCGTGCATGGTATAAGCCTGTTGAATGGCATCCACAACCCAGTGGGCAGCAAAGGAGTAGGAACCACCCTGCCGTCAGAAGAAGGCGTTGGTAGGGCTCTGGCTGTGGAAGGGGGAACATGCAGCTGGAGTTGCGCCAACGCAGCATGCACAGCAGAAGCTGCGGATGCATCATCCCCACCCCATGAACCAGCAGAGGCCTCATCCAGAAGCCCCGAGGCTGGTCGCATCATAGTTATCCCGACACAGGTAGGACACCAAGAGGACATCTGCACCGGGCTCCGCGGGACCGGGCACAGCAGAGGACCCAGCATGGTCACAAAGCAACACCAGCAGGAGAGATTTAATTTAAGACAGTTCAGAATACAGCACCTTGACCGTGAGGGAATCAGGATCCCTAGAATGGGCGTGCGGTTCCATGGTGGGCAGCAGCATTGAGGAGGAATGCTTCAGAGGTGGGAGGCATAGAGAAGGCAACTCTAGATCCAGGAAACGCGTCCCTCAAATTCCGCTCCAAGTGATCAGCTCTCAAAGTCGGGGGTAAAACGCTGCAGTAAGGACAAGCGTCGGCAGTCAGATCTGCTCGAAGATGGTCAACACCCAAGCAAGAAGGGCATAAGTCATGGCCGTCACCATTCGGCATGGGGGCATGAAAGTCCCTGCAGCAAAAGAACGCCAACATGACCAAACTGGTCCAGCAAGGCACCAAAGGCGAGAAGAGCCGAGGCCCAGCGAATACAAATCACCAGGTAACTCACAACAGAGAACATCATGGAGTGGATATGAAAGGAGCAGGTTCACCCACGTGCAGCAGGAACGGCAGTCAGCTCCCAGGCAGAGAATGCCACCAACCACTGAGCAAAATCAAGGAGGACCGAAGCCGTAACCAAAGAGTCTACGCACCAGTGAGAGCAACGAGGCACACCAGAGGCCAGGGAACAACGGCGCGTGCAGAGAACGCCGTTGGATGGCCACCAGCAGAGCCACGAACAGCCCCGCAACCACGGCAGCCGAGGTAAGAAGGAACACCTGAGCACGACTGCCAATctagaaaagacaaacaaaaagagaCGGCACAAAGGCAAGCAGTGGCAACAGCACACCGCAACGAAAATTACACGCAAAACCTCTGAAGGGCAACACACAACTCTGACGCTAAAATGTCACGAGACTACAGGCAGCAGATGGATATGTCGAACTCCCCACGCCGTGAAGACGAACACATGTACTACGCACATGAGCAAGGAGAAGTTGGGACTGCGCTCTTGGTGCCATATGACTTTATAGCCTCACATGGAATCACCATGAGGTCACAGGTGACTTTGTTGTCATTAAATTCTCTAAATACGCATGCGTATGATGGATCATCCAGTGCTTGAAGGCCCACCTCTGGCCTTTTTTGCGCTGCAAATGAAAGGGATATGAATCTGTTTTCAGAGCAGAGTCATGTACATACATTCAGTCAGACATTGCAAGGAAATCCGTtatccaaaaatcaaaattgaatgggcaaaaaaaaaaaagactaaagggAATAATTCAAGGGTTTTGGCCTTCCGTTTATTGGCCTTccattcattattaaaaaattaagactgCAAGTTATATTTGAGAAccctttagttattttttaccAAGCAGACTCCCTTTCTCTGTGCGCTGCAGCAGTGTTGCCTTTCTTTGTGATTATGGGCTTGAATTCTTCATACGCATTCATGAGTATTTCTAACTCCACCTCTGAGGAGTATGACGTGCACTTCTTCTCCCCTTCGAGTTCCATGGTGGATCAATAATTCAATGTTCAATTAAGATGGTGTCACATAAGTAGGTTCTATCATACAGAAGAGAGATGTTAGATAAAGGTTTTACAGTAGACTGTCTTGAGCAGATTAATTGCATGGTTTGGATATGTAGGACAAGGAGGATAGAGAGGATATGTATAGGTGATGCAAGGAAGTGAGTAAATGGACCTTTGAGGTGCACAGAACTAGTAACATATAAGCTTTATTACTGGTTCAACAGGAACATAAATATTCTCTTGGCATGAGGTAATTGTTCTTTTGTCCACCAGGAGGTTTCAGGCTCACTGTAGCAACATGACAAGGTTTTTTCCAGACAAAGAGGAGttgtaagaaaaaagaaaaaaacacctgtGGACCGCTCACTTCTGTTATGAGGAGGATCATTGTGTATCCCAGAATGTTATTTGACACCCAGGAGGAGAGAAGGAGGCACAGCCAGGCAATCTAACTAAACTGGTACTCTGCTTCAAGATACAGAGAATCAAAATTAGTCACACTccaaatttaaatatctgaaaaactCTGAACATtctcacagtaaaaaaaaaagccaaacagcAGCTATTCTTGAGTAAAACTAATCAGGAGAGCCCCCTCACTGGTTGAAGAGTCACAGTTAGTGGAGACTTTGTGGTACCAACCGGTTGCTTGCTATAGAGGCTGCAACAAAGGTGAGACTGATCAACCAATTTACCCGACAAGGATGCCTGGAAGTGGGGGAAGGGGCATTTCCTGACAGGTGGAGGCAAATGATACATTGCGGTGACCCATTAAGGCAGGAAACCAGTAGAAAACATGACAATTCCaacaaaaatcaatgtttttttttttgttgttttttaatacaaaaagttCACTGAGAGGTTTTGCTGAGCGGCATGTACTTTTGCTATCCCATAAAAAATAGTAACAGGCAAGTAGAACACAGCATGACATAAGTATTTCATTGAGGTATACAAGGTCTTAAAATGGTAACTTGacacattttcaatgaaaaagaaacactgcAGATACAAGGagagcagtattttttttttgttctttgataaATGAATCATCAACTAAACCAACTTATTCAACTCCATACCGTATTTAAGGAGTTAACAGGTGCAGGAAAATTCTGCACCATTCTTTAAATGCTGAATCATCATGGatacatattttattgtattgtttatAGTAGGCCTTTGGTTTTCTCGGTCTCTCAAATCTAGATCCAGGGAAAAATGTGTCTCTTAGGTCACCCTTTGTAAACCTCTGACTTTTGTCATCTACCATGAAGCCACAATGTATTTAGAGGACTATGGGAGCTGAAg
This window of the Oryzias melastigma strain HK-1 unplaced genomic scaffold, ASM292280v2 sc00231, whole genome shotgun sequence genome carries:
- the LOC112139529 gene encoding uncharacterized protein LOC112139529, which translates into the protein CTFFSCIFFFFCNVCYLFTFVSLTEFNLTGTSSSLVNQQTVFISAHKGDTVSLPCFYEVDSLVWVSWYKLTLGQKPQLLSRFFRYSEEFRFYHEFNGNPRFNLNTENQNIQLAISDLQYSDSATYLCVANLELDIIFREAFIVNVKGSGLTIKTSVDQWSSENIHAGDSVTLNCTVHTGSCDGEHRVYWFKDSEDSHPGLIYTHGGRSDQCERKKNTQTHSCVYELHMKNLTESHAGIYYCAVVSCGHILFGNGTKLDLTGELQ